From the genome of Lotus japonicus ecotype B-129 chromosome 6, LjGifu_v1.2, one region includes:
- the LOC130724494 gene encoding two-component response regulator ARR11 isoform X1 — protein MENGCFPSPPRRDFPAGLRVLVVDDDPTWLKILEKMLKKCNYDVTTCCLARHALSLLRERKDGYDIVISDVNMPDMDGFKLLEHVGLEMDLPVIMMSVDGETSRVMKGVQHGACDYLLKPIRMKELRNIWQHVLRKRIHEAREFESFESFEGNYLMRNGSELSDDGNLFALEDMTSSKKRKDADNKHDDKEFVDPSSTKKARVVWSVDLHQKFVRAVNQIGFDKVGPKKILDLMNVPWLTRENVASHLQKYRLYLSRLQKDDEQKSSSSGMKISDLPTKEVGSFGLHNSVTKQQNDVSIDSCNYPDGALQIQKVETKSQEGNTKGIVSQSTMEEKGRALTGNNNITDVMREGLQVGLNQPFALPESKGNCTSFDCAIPTKYSWTEVPGMQLKEEQKSIVQLEDSFNQLPPLLGKQHHIQVDQSQSIASISSTPSIMKEDVPACIETKPVFSDYKSSYTSSISSKVSALDTFPIQPGSLMMSDQPLQPTSAANLGLKTQGSNLSSISDLEFYQRNLLLGGDAPSASLDEDLYSYWIQGECYNMNFGLQSVAMPEFYDPGLIAEVPPHLYDSTDYTVIDQGLFIA, from the exons ATGGAAAACGGTTGCTTCCCTTCTCCTCCTCGACGTGATTTTCCTGCTGGTCTGCGAGTCCTTGTTGTCGATGATGATCCAACATGGCTCAAGATCCTTGAAAAGATGCTCAAAAAGTGCAACTATGATG TGACTACCTGTTGTTTAGCAAGACATGCTCTAAGCTTGCTTCGTGAAAGGAAGGACGGATATGACATAGTTATCAGTGATGTAAACATGCCTGACATGGATGGTTTCAAACTTCTTGAGCATGTTGGACTTGAGATGGATCTTCCTGTCATTA TGATGTCTGTGGATGGAGAAACAAGCAGGGTGATGAAAGGCGTTCAACATGGTGCATGTGATTATCTCCTCAAGCCTATACGGATGAAAGAACTGCGAAACATATGGCAACATGTCCTTAGAAAAAGGATACACGAGGCTAGAGAGTTTGAAagttttgagagttttgagggcAATTACTTGATGAGGAATGGATCAGAGCTGTCTGATGATGGAAACCTGTTTGCACTAGAAGATATGACTTCAtcgaagaaaagaaaagatgcaGATAACAAGCATGACGACAAAGAATTTGTGGATCCATCTTCCACAAAGAAAGCTAGAGTAGTTTGGTCTGTTgatcttcatcagaagtttgttaGAGCAGTGAATCAGATTGGATTTGATA AAGTTGGTCCAAAGAAAATACTAGATTTGATGAATGTTCCATGGCTGACTAGAGAGAATGTTGCTAGCCACTTGCAG AAATACCGGCTTTACTTGAGCAGGCTTCAGAAAGATGACGAACAAAAATCTTCCTCAAGTGGAATGAAGATTTCCGATTTACCTACAAAAGAAGTAGGAAGTTTCGGTCTTCATAACTCTGTAACAAAGCAGCAAAATGATGTTTCAATTGATAGCTGCAATTATCCAGATGGAGCATTACAGATTCAGAAAGTGGAAACCAAAAGTCAAGAAGGTAACACCAAGGGAATTGTTTCGCAGTCCACCATGGAAGAAAAGGGAAGAGCTTTGACTGGTAATAATAACATTACTGATGTAATGAGAGAGGGTTTACAGGTGGGCCTTAACCAACCTTTTGCCCTTCCTGAGTCAAAAGGAAACTGTACATCGTTTGATTGTGCCATCCCAACTAAGTACTCTTGGACTGAAGTTCCAGGAATGCAACTCAAAGAAGAACAGAAGTCAATTGTTCAGTTAGAGGATAGCTTCAACCAATTGCCGCCATTACTTGGAAAGCAGCATCATATCCAAGTTGATCAATCACAATCAATTGCTTCCATTAGTTCCACTCCCTCTATAATGAAGGAAGATGTTCCTGCTTGTATAGAAACAAAACCTGTGTTTTCTGATTACAAGAGCAGTTACACAAGTTCTATAAGTTCCAAAGTGAGTGCACTTGACACCTTTCCGATTCAGCCCGGAAGCCTTATGATGAGTGATCAACCTTTACAACCCACATCCGCTGCAAATTTAGGCTTGAAAACACAGGGATCTAATCTCAGTTCCATTTCTGATTTGGAGTTTTACCAAAGAAACCTACTGTTGGGAGGTGATGCACCTTCTGCTTCTTTGGATGAGGACTTATATTCTTACTGGATACAAGGTGAATGTTATAATATGAACTTCGGTCTGCAGAGTGTAGCGATGCCTGAGTTTTATGATCCAGGGCTTATTGCAGAAGTTCCACCCCACTTATATGATTCAACTGATTATACAGTTATAGATCAAGGTCTATTCATAGCATGA
- the LOC130724494 gene encoding two-component response regulator ARR11 isoform X2, protein MENGCFPSPPRRDFPAGLRVLVVDDDPTWLKILEKMLKKCNYDVTTCCLARHALSLLRERKDGYDIVISDVNMPDMDGFKLLEHVGLEMDLPVIMMSVDGETSRVMKGVQHGACDYLLKPIRMKELRNIWQHVLRKRIHEAREFESFESFEGNYLMRNGSELSDDGNLFALEDMTSSKKRKDADNKHDDKEFVDPSSTKKARVVWSVDLHQKFVRAVNQIGFDIGPKKILDLMNVPWLTRENVASHLQKYRLYLSRLQKDDEQKSSSSGMKISDLPTKEVGSFGLHNSVTKQQNDVSIDSCNYPDGALQIQKVETKSQEGNTKGIVSQSTMEEKGRALTGNNNITDVMREGLQVGLNQPFALPESKGNCTSFDCAIPTKYSWTEVPGMQLKEEQKSIVQLEDSFNQLPPLLGKQHHIQVDQSQSIASISSTPSIMKEDVPACIETKPVFSDYKSSYTSSISSKVSALDTFPIQPGSLMMSDQPLQPTSAANLGLKTQGSNLSSISDLEFYQRNLLLGGDAPSASLDEDLYSYWIQGECYNMNFGLQSVAMPEFYDPGLIAEVPPHLYDSTDYTVIDQGLFIA, encoded by the exons ATGGAAAACGGTTGCTTCCCTTCTCCTCCTCGACGTGATTTTCCTGCTGGTCTGCGAGTCCTTGTTGTCGATGATGATCCAACATGGCTCAAGATCCTTGAAAAGATGCTCAAAAAGTGCAACTATGATG TGACTACCTGTTGTTTAGCAAGACATGCTCTAAGCTTGCTTCGTGAAAGGAAGGACGGATATGACATAGTTATCAGTGATGTAAACATGCCTGACATGGATGGTTTCAAACTTCTTGAGCATGTTGGACTTGAGATGGATCTTCCTGTCATTA TGATGTCTGTGGATGGAGAAACAAGCAGGGTGATGAAAGGCGTTCAACATGGTGCATGTGATTATCTCCTCAAGCCTATACGGATGAAAGAACTGCGAAACATATGGCAACATGTCCTTAGAAAAAGGATACACGAGGCTAGAGAGTTTGAAagttttgagagttttgagggcAATTACTTGATGAGGAATGGATCAGAGCTGTCTGATGATGGAAACCTGTTTGCACTAGAAGATATGACTTCAtcgaagaaaagaaaagatgcaGATAACAAGCATGACGACAAAGAATTTGTGGATCCATCTTCCACAAAGAAAGCTAGAGTAGTTTGGTCTGTTgatcttcatcagaagtttgttaGAGCAGTGAATCAGATTGGATTTGATA TTGGTCCAAAGAAAATACTAGATTTGATGAATGTTCCATGGCTGACTAGAGAGAATGTTGCTAGCCACTTGCAG AAATACCGGCTTTACTTGAGCAGGCTTCAGAAAGATGACGAACAAAAATCTTCCTCAAGTGGAATGAAGATTTCCGATTTACCTACAAAAGAAGTAGGAAGTTTCGGTCTTCATAACTCTGTAACAAAGCAGCAAAATGATGTTTCAATTGATAGCTGCAATTATCCAGATGGAGCATTACAGATTCAGAAAGTGGAAACCAAAAGTCAAGAAGGTAACACCAAGGGAATTGTTTCGCAGTCCACCATGGAAGAAAAGGGAAGAGCTTTGACTGGTAATAATAACATTACTGATGTAATGAGAGAGGGTTTACAGGTGGGCCTTAACCAACCTTTTGCCCTTCCTGAGTCAAAAGGAAACTGTACATCGTTTGATTGTGCCATCCCAACTAAGTACTCTTGGACTGAAGTTCCAGGAATGCAACTCAAAGAAGAACAGAAGTCAATTGTTCAGTTAGAGGATAGCTTCAACCAATTGCCGCCATTACTTGGAAAGCAGCATCATATCCAAGTTGATCAATCACAATCAATTGCTTCCATTAGTTCCACTCCCTCTATAATGAAGGAAGATGTTCCTGCTTGTATAGAAACAAAACCTGTGTTTTCTGATTACAAGAGCAGTTACACAAGTTCTATAAGTTCCAAAGTGAGTGCACTTGACACCTTTCCGATTCAGCCCGGAAGCCTTATGATGAGTGATCAACCTTTACAACCCACATCCGCTGCAAATTTAGGCTTGAAAACACAGGGATCTAATCTCAGTTCCATTTCTGATTTGGAGTTTTACCAAAGAAACCTACTGTTGGGAGGTGATGCACCTTCTGCTTCTTTGGATGAGGACTTATATTCTTACTGGATACAAGGTGAATGTTATAATATGAACTTCGGTCTGCAGAGTGTAGCGATGCCTGAGTTTTATGATCCAGGGCTTATTGCAGAAGTTCCACCCCACTTATATGATTCAACTGATTATACAGTTATAGATCAAGGTCTATTCATAGCATGA
- the LOC130724494 gene encoding two-component response regulator ORR26 isoform X3, with protein sequence MPDMDGFKLLEHVGLEMDLPVIMMSVDGETSRVMKGVQHGACDYLLKPIRMKELRNIWQHVLRKRIHEAREFESFESFEGNYLMRNGSELSDDGNLFALEDMTSSKKRKDADNKHDDKEFVDPSSTKKARVVWSVDLHQKFVRAVNQIGFDKVGPKKILDLMNVPWLTRENVASHLQKYRLYLSRLQKDDEQKSSSSGMKISDLPTKEVGSFGLHNSVTKQQNDVSIDSCNYPDGALQIQKVETKSQEGNTKGIVSQSTMEEKGRALTGNNNITDVMREGLQVGLNQPFALPESKGNCTSFDCAIPTKYSWTEVPGMQLKEEQKSIVQLEDSFNQLPPLLGKQHHIQVDQSQSIASISSTPSIMKEDVPACIETKPVFSDYKSSYTSSISSKVSALDTFPIQPGSLMMSDQPLQPTSAANLGLKTQGSNLSSISDLEFYQRNLLLGGDAPSASLDEDLYSYWIQGECYNMNFGLQSVAMPEFYDPGLIAEVPPHLYDSTDYTVIDQGLFIA encoded by the exons ATGCCTGACATGGATGGTTTCAAACTTCTTGAGCATGTTGGACTTGAGATGGATCTTCCTGTCATTA TGATGTCTGTGGATGGAGAAACAAGCAGGGTGATGAAAGGCGTTCAACATGGTGCATGTGATTATCTCCTCAAGCCTATACGGATGAAAGAACTGCGAAACATATGGCAACATGTCCTTAGAAAAAGGATACACGAGGCTAGAGAGTTTGAAagttttgagagttttgagggcAATTACTTGATGAGGAATGGATCAGAGCTGTCTGATGATGGAAACCTGTTTGCACTAGAAGATATGACTTCAtcgaagaaaagaaaagatgcaGATAACAAGCATGACGACAAAGAATTTGTGGATCCATCTTCCACAAAGAAAGCTAGAGTAGTTTGGTCTGTTgatcttcatcagaagtttgttaGAGCAGTGAATCAGATTGGATTTGATA AAGTTGGTCCAAAGAAAATACTAGATTTGATGAATGTTCCATGGCTGACTAGAGAGAATGTTGCTAGCCACTTGCAG AAATACCGGCTTTACTTGAGCAGGCTTCAGAAAGATGACGAACAAAAATCTTCCTCAAGTGGAATGAAGATTTCCGATTTACCTACAAAAGAAGTAGGAAGTTTCGGTCTTCATAACTCTGTAACAAAGCAGCAAAATGATGTTTCAATTGATAGCTGCAATTATCCAGATGGAGCATTACAGATTCAGAAAGTGGAAACCAAAAGTCAAGAAGGTAACACCAAGGGAATTGTTTCGCAGTCCACCATGGAAGAAAAGGGAAGAGCTTTGACTGGTAATAATAACATTACTGATGTAATGAGAGAGGGTTTACAGGTGGGCCTTAACCAACCTTTTGCCCTTCCTGAGTCAAAAGGAAACTGTACATCGTTTGATTGTGCCATCCCAACTAAGTACTCTTGGACTGAAGTTCCAGGAATGCAACTCAAAGAAGAACAGAAGTCAATTGTTCAGTTAGAGGATAGCTTCAACCAATTGCCGCCATTACTTGGAAAGCAGCATCATATCCAAGTTGATCAATCACAATCAATTGCTTCCATTAGTTCCACTCCCTCTATAATGAAGGAAGATGTTCCTGCTTGTATAGAAACAAAACCTGTGTTTTCTGATTACAAGAGCAGTTACACAAGTTCTATAAGTTCCAAAGTGAGTGCACTTGACACCTTTCCGATTCAGCCCGGAAGCCTTATGATGAGTGATCAACCTTTACAACCCACATCCGCTGCAAATTTAGGCTTGAAAACACAGGGATCTAATCTCAGTTCCATTTCTGATTTGGAGTTTTACCAAAGAAACCTACTGTTGGGAGGTGATGCACCTTCTGCTTCTTTGGATGAGGACTTATATTCTTACTGGATACAAGGTGAATGTTATAATATGAACTTCGGTCTGCAGAGTGTAGCGATGCCTGAGTTTTATGATCCAGGGCTTATTGCAGAAGTTCCACCCCACTTATATGATTCAACTGATTATACAGTTATAGATCAAGGTCTATTCATAGCATGA